ATATCTTAGCTACACCACATATTGCCGGAGTAACTGACGTTTCTTATCAAGGAATTAGTATTCAGGTAAAAGAAAATATAATTCGGGTGATGAAAGGAAAGCTTCCCTTAAACTGTGCTAATCCCGAGGTAAGATTGAAAGATATGAAATAAATTGAATAAATAGATAAATTCTATTTAATATTATGAATTTTTACCTTTAAATTGAGTAGATATGGGAGTTGTGCTATTTTTTATTTTCTTAAAGAAAGGAGATTTAATTTATGCCTATTTTGCAAGTAGAATTACTAAAAGGAAGAACTGTACAACAGAAGAGGGAAATGGTGAGAAAAGTTACCGATGCAATTACAGAAACTTTAAATTGCCCTAAAGAAGCAGTAAGAATTATTATCAGGGAAATGGAATTTGAAGATTTTGCTCATGCAGGAATTCTAAAAGTTGATAGTAATAACAAATAAAATATATCGATAAGAATATTTAGTAGAAAGTGAGGAAAAAAATCCCACCTGAAAATTCTTATTGACGCTATAAACAGGAAAAGGTGATTAACCATGAAAGCAATGATATTAAATAAAATCGCACCGGTTAATGAGCATTCGCTTACTTTAACCGATGTTCCTGTGCCCATTCCGGGGAAAGGTGAAATTTTAGTTAAAGTGATGGCCTGCGGTATTTGCCATACAGAGTTGGATGAAATTGAAGGCCGACTAATACCTCTGAAATTTCCCATTATTTTGGGACATGAAATTGTCGGTGAAATTGAAAAAATGGGACCAGGTGCGGGACATTATCAAAAGGGGGATCGAGTAGGCATTGCTTGGATTCATTGGGCTTGTGGTAAGTGTTATTTTTGTAAAAAGGGAAATGAAAATTTATGTAGCCAAGCTAGATGGACCGGATTTTCTGCTAATGGCGGTTATGCTCAATATATGGTAGTGAATGAAAACTTTGCTTATCTGATTCCTGAACTATTTTCCAGCATCCAGGCTGCTCCTTTACTTTGTGCCGGGGTGATTGGGTATCGGGCATTACGCTTAAGCGGTATGGAGGATAATCAAGTTTTAGGACTATTTGGTTTTGGCGCATCAGCTCATTTAGTTATCCAGATGGTTCGCTATCAATGCCCTAAAAGTAGAATCATGGTCTTCACACGTCCCGGTCAAGTTGAACATCAAACCATGGCTAGAAAATTAGGTGCTAACTGGGTTGGTGTTACCGGAGACACGCCTCCCGAATTCTTACATTGTGCCATTGACTTTACCCCGGTAGGTGCCCCGGTGAGTGAAGCATTAAAAGTCCTGGAAAAAGGAGGCCGGTTAGTGATTAATGCCATTCGAAAAGAAGAACCGATTCCGCAACTTGATTATACGACTCAGTTATGGCAAGAGAAGGAGATTAAAAGTGTGGCCAACGTAACCAGGAAGGATGCAGAGGAATTTTTGCTACTTGCAGCAA
The Candidatus Atribacteria bacterium genome window above contains:
- a CDS encoding 4-oxalocrotonate tautomerase encodes the protein MPILQVELLKGRTVQQKREMVRKVTDAITETLNCPKEAVRIIIREMEFEDFAHAGILKVDSNNK
- a CDS encoding zinc-binding alcohol dehydrogenase family protein codes for the protein MKAMILNKIAPVNEHSLTLTDVPVPIPGKGEILVKVMACGICHTELDEIEGRLIPLKFPIILGHEIVGEIEKMGPGAGHYQKGDRVGIAWIHWACGKCYFCKKGNENLCSQARWTGFSANGGYAQYMVVNENFAYLIPELFSSIQAAPLLCAGVIGYRALRLSGMEDNQVLGLFGFGASAHLVIQMVRYQCPKSRIMVFTRPGQVEHQTMARKLGANWVGVTGDTPPEFLHCAIDFTPVGAPVSEALKVLEKGGRLVINAIRKEEPIPQLDYTTQLWQEKEIKSVANVTRKDAEEFLLLAAKIPIIPKVTEFQLDEANQALLILKEGKMQGAGVLKINH